The proteins below come from a single Azospirillaceae bacterium genomic window:
- the lptD gene encoding LPS assembly protein LptD — translation MRLRGSLLAACAVGALLVGALAHAQQPQPIPQQEGQPQQGQPALVTADQLSHDEALGLVVASGNVELAQGGRVVMADTVTFNQRTNVVTASGNVRMIEPNGDVFFGEYVELTDDLKRGFIDQVRVLLTDNTRVAGAAAERTDGGRFVRVNRAVYSPCNLCPEDPTRAPVWQIRSARTTHDRDEKQVTHRDAQIEILGIPFLYTPYLSHPDPTVERRSGFLAPTIGRSSELGSVVRNYYYWDMAPGMDATIEGTWTGNDGPLVGAQFRRRFERGSLTLDGSTIHAERRESVGGRTVVKEEEFRYHLFGSGRYDLTDEWRTGFDIQRTSDDTYLRRYGYSREDLLTSRAYLEGFRGRHFAQINTYSFQDLRTGNAEEEPVVLPQASFSMLGQPNSLLGGRWSLDGALVALRRDQGNDYRRVSLVPGWQGSWYHSSGLVATLTGLVRGDVFYTDDYDSPDQPGGRFDDTATGRILPVAQLEMRYPLVGQIGAVQPLVEPVVAFTTAPRIGQRPSIPNEDSRTAELTATNLFRLNRFSGVDRFETGNRITYGLNTGVYGHEGRFTRLFVGQSYSFGDNGFAPDTGLGDGQSDYVARLVSQPSQYLSFDYSVTANSDDLSIRRQELTASAGIPALRVGAGYFYVADTPSLQTDFRNEYLTVSATSQLTPNWSLSVAQSRDLSTGGAGPLATSAAITYQDECIIIQGVVMQSNIRQADLNSGTSFFVRFVLRDLGEIATPSFGLGSLFGGADVTTR, via the coding sequence ATGCGTCTCCGCGGATCGCTTCTCGCCGCCTGCGCGGTGGGTGCCCTTCTGGTCGGGGCGCTGGCGCACGCGCAGCAACCGCAGCCAATCCCGCAGCAGGAAGGCCAGCCGCAGCAGGGCCAACCCGCCCTGGTGACGGCGGACCAGCTCTCCCACGACGAGGCGCTGGGACTGGTGGTCGCGTCTGGAAACGTCGAACTGGCCCAGGGCGGCCGCGTCGTGATGGCGGACACGGTCACCTTCAACCAACGCACCAACGTCGTGACCGCATCCGGAAACGTCCGGATGATCGAGCCCAACGGCGACGTCTTCTTCGGCGAATACGTCGAGCTGACCGACGACCTGAAGCGCGGCTTCATCGACCAGGTCCGCGTCCTGTTGACGGACAATACGCGAGTCGCAGGCGCGGCCGCGGAGCGGACCGACGGCGGCCGCTTTGTGCGTGTGAACCGCGCGGTCTATTCGCCCTGCAATCTCTGCCCGGAGGATCCGACCCGGGCTCCGGTGTGGCAGATCCGGTCGGCGCGGACCACGCACGACCGCGATGAAAAGCAGGTCACCCACCGGGATGCCCAGATCGAGATCCTGGGCATTCCCTTCCTCTACACGCCCTACCTGTCGCACCCGGATCCGACGGTCGAACGGCGGTCGGGCTTTCTTGCGCCCACCATCGGCCGAAGCAGCGAGCTCGGCTCCGTGGTCCGGAACTACTATTACTGGGACATGGCTCCCGGGATGGATGCCACCATCGAGGGCACCTGGACCGGCAACGACGGTCCCCTCGTGGGTGCCCAGTTCCGGCGCCGGTTCGAGCGCGGCTCCCTGACGCTCGACGGCAGCACCATCCATGCCGAGCGCCGGGAGTCCGTCGGCGGCCGGACGGTCGTGAAGGAGGAGGAGTTCCGGTACCACCTGTTCGGGAGCGGCCGGTACGACCTGACCGACGAGTGGCGCACCGGCTTCGACATCCAGCGCACCAGCGACGACACCTATCTTCGGCGCTACGGCTACTCGCGGGAAGACCTTCTGACCAGCCGTGCCTATCTCGAGGGCTTCCGCGGCCGCCACTTCGCCCAGATCAACACATACAGCTTCCAGGACCTCCGAACCGGCAACGCCGAGGAGGAACCCGTCGTTCTGCCCCAGGCATCCTTCTCGATGTTGGGACAGCCGAATTCGCTGCTGGGCGGCCGCTGGTCGTTGGACGGCGCCCTGGTCGCACTCCGACGCGACCAGGGCAACGACTACCGGCGGGTGTCACTGGTCCCCGGCTGGCAGGGATCCTGGTACCATTCGTCCGGTCTCGTTGCGACACTGACCGGCCTGGTGCGCGGTGACGTGTTCTACACCGACGACTACGACAGCCCCGACCAGCCGGGCGGGCGCTTCGACGACACGGCAACGGGCCGCATCCTGCCGGTCGCGCAGTTGGAAATGCGCTATCCGCTCGTCGGCCAGATCGGGGCCGTGCAGCCGTTGGTCGAACCCGTCGTCGCGTTCACGACCGCCCCCCGCATCGGCCAGCGGCCGTCCATCCCGAACGAGGACAGCCGCACGGCCGAGCTGACGGCCACCAACCTGTTCCGGCTCAACCGCTTTTCGGGCGTCGACCGGTTCGAGACCGGCAACCGCATCACCTACGGGTTGAACACGGGGGTCTATGGCCACGAAGGCCGGTTCACACGGCTGTTCGTTGGACAGAGCTACAGCTTCGGCGACAACGGTTTCGCCCCCGACACCGGCCTGGGGGACGGGCAGTCCGACTATGTGGCGCGTCTGGTTTCCCAGCCGTCCCAGTACCTGTCCTTCGACTATTCGGTGACGGCGAACTCGGACGATCTGTCCATCCGGCGGCAGGAACTGACCGCGTCGGCCGGGATCCCGGCCCTGCGCGTGGGTGCCGGCTATTTCTATGTCGCCGACACCCCGAGCCTGCAGACCGATTTCCGCAACGAATACCTGACCGTTTCCGCCACCTCGCAGCTCACCCCGAACTGGAGCCTGTCCGTGGCGCAAAGCCGCGACCTCTCCACCGGCGGCGCCGGGCCGTTGGCGACTTCGGCGGCAATCACCTATCAGGACGAGTGCATCATCATCCAAGGCGTGGTGATGCAGAGCAACATCCGCCAGGCGGATTTGAATTCCGGGACGTCCTTCTTCGTCCGCTTCGTGCTGCGCGACCTGGGCGAGATCGCGACGCCGAGCTTCGGGCTCGGCTCCCTGTTCGGCGGAGCGGACGTCACGACACGCTGA
- a CDS encoding biotin transporter BioY, which produces MMPSAKLASAPLASALWPATGSAALVRNAALALAGSLLLWLSAKIQVPFWPVPMTMQTYAIMVIGAAYGWRLGGATVLLYLAQGFAGLPVFAGPAAGPAYFAGPTAGYLVGFVASAVFIGWVAERGWARSLPRMAVAMTVGHLLILGLGVAWLSALVGVENAVAAGLTPFWAATVLKTALAAATLPLAWRAVDTARAAG; this is translated from the coding sequence ATGATGCCTTCAGCCAAGCTCGCGTCCGCCCCCCTTGCTTCCGCATTGTGGCCTGCCACCGGGTCGGCCGCCCTCGTCCGCAACGCGGCGCTCGCGCTTGCCGGCAGCCTCCTCCTGTGGCTGTCCGCCAAGATCCAGGTGCCGTTCTGGCCGGTGCCGATGACCATGCAGACCTACGCCATCATGGTCATTGGCGCGGCTTACGGCTGGCGCCTCGGCGGGGCGACCGTTCTCCTGTACCTGGCCCAGGGCTTTGCCGGTCTGCCGGTGTTTGCCGGTCCTGCGGCCGGTCCGGCCTATTTCGCCGGCCCGACCGCCGGTTATCTCGTCGGCTTCGTGGCATCCGCCGTGTTCATCGGCTGGGTTGCCGAGCGCGGCTGGGCCCGTTCGCTGCCGCGCATGGCGGTGGCGATGACCGTCGGGCACCTGCTGATCCTCGGTCTGGGGGTGGCTTGGCTCTCGGCCCTGGTGGGCGTGGAAAACGCCGTTGCGGCCGGCCTGACGCCGTTCTGGGCTGCCACTGTGCTCAAGACCGCCCTGGCCGCGGCGACGCTTCCGCTCGCGTGGCGTGCCGTTGACACGGCGCGTGCCGCCGGCTGA
- a CDS encoding class II glutamine amidotransferase, with product MCRWLAYAGDPIPVDTLLFKPCNSLIHQSLSAQRAHVPTQGDGFGLGWYGELPKPGLYRDTMPAWNDINLRSLSEQIRSRLFFAHVRASTGTATARLNCHPFRWDRWLFMHNGRIGGWFEVRRRIEQLISPEMYRFREGSTDSEAMFYLMLSHGLVRNPAAAMLRTFADIEEAMAAEKVDEPLRVTAALTDGERIWAVRYSSDRQSPSLYYATGGGLEVEGGDCAFCPGRGTVLIVSEPLDRHDGDWMEVPEGTILVADGGRVTVSALEVVARAA from the coding sequence ATGTGTCGTTGGCTCGCCTACGCCGGTGATCCGATCCCGGTGGACACGCTGCTCTTCAAGCCCTGCAATTCGCTGATCCACCAGTCCTTATCCGCGCAACGGGCCCACGTCCCCACCCAGGGCGACGGCTTCGGCCTTGGCTGGTACGGCGAGCTGCCCAAGCCCGGCCTGTACCGGGACACCATGCCGGCGTGGAACGACATCAATCTCCGCTCGCTCAGCGAGCAGATCCGCTCGCGGCTCTTCTTCGCGCATGTCCGTGCGTCCACCGGCACGGCGACGGCGCGGCTGAACTGCCACCCGTTCCGGTGGGACCGGTGGCTGTTCATGCACAATGGCCGCATCGGCGGCTGGTTCGAGGTGCGGCGCCGGATCGAGCAGCTCATCTCGCCCGAGATGTACCGGTTCCGCGAAGGGTCGACCGACAGCGAGGCGATGTTCTACCTAATGCTGAGCCATGGCTTGGTGCGCAATCCGGCGGCGGCCATGCTGCGGACCTTCGCGGACATCGAGGAGGCCATGGCGGCCGAAAAGGTCGATGAACCGCTGCGGGTCACCGCCGCCCTGACGGACGGGGAGCGGATCTGGGCGGTGCGCTACTCCAGCGACCGGCAATCCCCATCGCTCTACTACGCGACCGGGGGGGGCCTGGAGGTCGAGGGTGGGGACTGCGCATTCTGTCCCGGACGGGGGACGGTGCTGATCGTCTCGGAGCCTTTGGACCGCCACGATGGCGACTGGATGGAGGTCCCGGAGGGCACCATCCTCGTGGCCGACGGCGGCAGGGTTACGGTTTCGGCGCTGGAGGTGGTGGCGAGGGCGGCCTGA
- a CDS encoding Lrp/AsnC ligand binding domain-containing protein — protein MQTIFVMVKCELGQSYKVADRAILDIEQVSEVFSISGQYDLLMKCYLPDGDDIGHFVTERIQAVPGVRDTFTLITFKAFT, from the coding sequence ATGCAGACGATATTCGTCATGGTGAAGTGCGAGCTCGGCCAGTCCTACAAGGTGGCCGACCGCGCGATCCTGGATATCGAGCAGGTGTCGGAGGTCTTCTCGATCTCCGGGCAATACGATCTTCTGATGAAGTGCTATCTGCCGGACGGGGATGACATCGGTCATTTCGTGACCGAGCGGATCCAGGCGGTTCCCGGCGTGAGGGACACCTTCACCCTCATCACCTTCAAAGCCTTCACCTAA
- a CDS encoding peptidylprolyl isomerase, with protein sequence MDLENTLYLDLKDGRVVIEMRPDLAPKHVEQIKRLTRSGFYDGVVFHRVIEGFMAQTGDPTGTGTGGSGNKLPAEFSRLPHVRGTTSMARTQDPNSADSQFFIVFDRAPHLDGQYTVWGKVVSGMEHVDKIKRGAPGSGAVRDPDKILRMRVAADVPEAERTN encoded by the coding sequence ATGGACCTTGAGAACACCCTCTACCTGGATCTGAAGGACGGGCGCGTCGTCATCGAGATGCGCCCCGATCTGGCACCCAAGCATGTCGAGCAGATCAAGCGCCTGACCCGGTCGGGCTTCTACGACGGGGTCGTGTTCCACCGCGTCATCGAAGGTTTCATGGCCCAGACCGGGGACCCCACGGGGACCGGAACGGGCGGCAGCGGCAACAAGCTGCCGGCGGAATTCTCCCGCCTGCCCCATGTGCGCGGCACCACGTCGATGGCGCGGACCCAGGACCCGAACAGCGCCGACAGCCAGTTCTTCATCGTGTTCGACCGCGCGCCCCACCTCGATGGCCAGTACACCGTTTGGGGCAAGGTGGTGTCGGGCATGGAGCATGTGGACAAGATCAAGCGCGGTGCGCCGGGCAGCGGCGCGGTCCGCGACCCGGACAAGATCCTGCGCATGCGCGTGGCAGCCGACGTGCCCGAGGCCGAGCGGACGAACTAG
- a CDS encoding isochorismatase family protein: MLIAAERSVLLVVDVQERLAPAIHGGEAATRAIEVLMRAAARLEVPRLVTEQYPAGLGATVPALAALTAPHERMEKIHFSAVAEPEFLARLGPRPDVVVCGFEAHVCVLQTTLGLLASGRRVCVVADGVSSRRPADAAAGLRRMAAAGAEVVTAEMVVFEWLRRAGTPEFKDLLRLIK, translated from the coding sequence ATGTTGATCGCCGCCGAAAGATCCGTTCTTCTCGTGGTGGATGTGCAGGAGCGGCTTGCGCCGGCAATCCACGGCGGCGAGGCCGCCACCCGTGCGATCGAGGTCCTGATGCGCGCCGCGGCGCGGCTGGAGGTGCCGCGGCTGGTGACCGAGCAGTACCCGGCGGGGCTCGGTGCCACCGTTCCGGCCCTGGCCGCGCTGACCGCCCCGCACGAACGGATGGAGAAAATCCATTTCTCCGCGGTGGCGGAGCCGGAGTTCCTCGCACGGCTGGGACCGCGGCCGGATGTGGTCGTTTGCGGCTTCGAGGCGCATGTCTGCGTGCTGCAGACCACGCTCGGGCTGCTGGCGTCCGGTCGCCGGGTCTGCGTGGTGGCCGACGGGGTCTCGTCCCGGCGGCCGGCGGACGCCGCGGCGGGCCTGCGCCGCATGGCCGCCGCGGGGGCGGAGGTCGTGACCGCCGAGATGGTGGTCTTCGAATGGCTGCGGCGTGCCGGAACGCCGGAATTCAAGGACTTGCT
- a CDS encoding TRAP transporter substrate-binding protein, giving the protein MERRKFLGTAAVGLTGAAAAASSFPKPAISQNMQEWRMVTSWPKGLPGVGSGAQRLADNITRMTNGRITVRLFAAGELVPAFGGFDAVSQGTVEMAHDAAYYHLGKSEGFAFYTGFPWGFTASELTAWIHHGGGQQLWDELAAPFNIKAFIAGNTGTQMFGWFRKEIRTVDDLKGLKFRTPGNQARILTKLGATAINLPAGEVFAALQSGALDGAEFTGPANDLALGFYQVAQYYYSPGFSEPGVALQLMVNKQKYEALPDDLKACVRIAAQQAHDDVLGEYMALNGPALETLVQRHNVQLRSLPRDVLMACGNAANEVLTELREGGDAMTKKIIDSYLDFRGKVSPWSRVAEFAYMQARLLPFPHTGRRS; this is encoded by the coding sequence ATGGAACGCCGTAAATTTCTGGGCACGGCCGCCGTTGGCCTGACGGGTGCCGCCGCAGCCGCGTCCAGCTTTCCCAAGCCCGCCATCAGCCAGAACATGCAGGAATGGCGGATGGTGACGTCCTGGCCGAAGGGCCTGCCCGGTGTCGGCAGCGGCGCCCAGCGTCTGGCCGACAACATCACCCGGATGACCAATGGCCGGATCACGGTCCGCCTGTTCGCCGCCGGCGAACTGGTCCCGGCCTTCGGCGGCTTCGACGCGGTGTCCCAGGGCACGGTCGAAATGGCGCACGATGCCGCTTACTACCACCTGGGCAAGTCCGAGGGTTTCGCGTTCTACACGGGCTTCCCGTGGGGCTTCACGGCCAGCGAGCTGACGGCGTGGATCCATCACGGCGGCGGGCAGCAGCTGTGGGACGAGTTGGCGGCGCCGTTCAACATCAAGGCGTTCATCGCCGGCAACACCGGCACCCAGATGTTCGGCTGGTTCCGTAAGGAAATCCGCACGGTCGACGACCTGAAGGGTCTGAAGTTCCGCACGCCGGGCAACCAGGCGCGCATTCTGACCAAGCTGGGCGCCACCGCCATCAACCTGCCGGCGGGCGAGGTGTTCGCCGCCCTGCAGTCGGGCGCCCTGGACGGGGCCGAGTTCACCGGCCCGGCCAACGACCTGGCGCTCGGCTTCTACCAGGTTGCGCAGTACTACTACTCGCCCGGCTTCTCCGAACCCGGCGTGGCGCTGCAGCTGATGGTCAACAAGCAGAAGTACGAAGCCCTGCCGGACGACCTGAAGGCCTGCGTCCGCATCGCGGCCCAGCAGGCGCACGACGATGTTCTGGGCGAGTACATGGCGCTGAACGGCCCGGCCCTGGAAACCCTTGTCCAGCGCCACAACGTTCAGCTCCGGTCGCTCCCCCGCGACGTGCTGATGGCCTGCGGCAACGCGGCGAACGAGGTGCTGACCGAACTTCGTGAGGGCGGCGACGCCATGACGAAGAAGATCATCGACAGCTACCTGGATTTCCGCGGCAAGGTTTCGCCGTGGAGCCGCGTGGCGGAATTCGCCTACATGCAGGCCCGCCTGCTGCCGTTCCCGCACACCGGCCGCCGCTCGTAA
- a CDS encoding CoA-acylating methylmalonate-semialdehyde dehydrogenase: MAGAIGHYIGGKHVAGASGRFGDVFNPATGEHTGRVALATETEVDAAVQAARQALTAWANTPPMVRARVMFRFKQLVEQDADTLVRLISSEHGKVLSDARGELTRGLEVVEFACGIPHLLKGEFSENVGTNVDSHSLRQPVGVCAGITPFNFPAMVPMWMFPVAIACGNTFVLKPSERDPSTPMRLAELLSEAGLPPGVFNVVNGDKVAVDTILSHPGIAAVSFVGSTPIAEYVYRTGAHHGKRVQALGGAKNHMVVMPDADLSQAADALMGAAYGSAGERCMAVSVAVAVGGVGDALIERLEPRVRALKVGPGTDPDAEMGPLVTAQHLARVRGYVDAGVREGAKLVVDGRGLKLQGYENGFYMGGCLFDEVTPEMSIYREEIFGPVLSVVRVANFDDAVKLVNDHEYGNGTAVFTRDGDAARTFVNQIQVGMVGVNVPIPVPMAFHSFGGWKRSLFGDHAIHGTEGVHFYTRLKTVTSRWPTGIRAGAEFTMPVMR, translated from the coding sequence ATGGCTGGCGCAATCGGGCACTATATCGGCGGCAAGCACGTCGCCGGCGCATCCGGGCGTTTCGGGGATGTCTTCAATCCCGCCACCGGCGAACACACGGGGCGCGTGGCCCTGGCGACGGAAACCGAGGTCGACGCCGCCGTCCAGGCCGCGCGGCAGGCGCTGACCGCGTGGGCGAACACGCCGCCGATGGTGCGGGCGCGGGTGATGTTCCGCTTCAAGCAGCTTGTCGAGCAGGACGCGGACACGCTGGTCCGCCTGATCAGCAGCGAGCATGGAAAGGTGCTTTCGGATGCCCGGGGCGAGTTGACCCGCGGCCTGGAGGTGGTGGAGTTCGCCTGCGGCATCCCGCACCTGCTGAAGGGTGAGTTCAGCGAGAACGTCGGGACGAACGTGGACAGCCACTCGCTGCGCCAGCCGGTCGGCGTTTGCGCCGGCATCACGCCGTTCAACTTCCCGGCCATGGTCCCGATGTGGATGTTCCCGGTGGCGATCGCGTGCGGGAACACGTTCGTTCTGAAGCCGTCCGAGCGCGATCCGTCAACGCCCATGCGGCTGGCCGAACTGCTGTCCGAGGCCGGTCTGCCGCCCGGCGTCTTCAACGTGGTGAACGGCGACAAGGTCGCGGTGGACACCATCCTGTCCCACCCCGGCATCGCCGCAGTCAGCTTCGTGGGCTCGACACCGATCGCCGAATACGTCTACCGGACCGGTGCGCATCACGGAAAGCGGGTCCAGGCGCTGGGCGGTGCCAAGAACCACATGGTGGTGATGCCCGACGCCGACCTGTCCCAGGCCGCGGATGCCCTCATGGGGGCCGCCTACGGATCGGCAGGCGAGCGCTGCATGGCCGTATCCGTCGCGGTTGCCGTCGGCGGTGTGGGCGATGCGCTGATCGAGCGGCTGGAGCCCCGCGTGCGGGCGCTGAAGGTCGGGCCTGGGACCGATCCGGATGCGGAGATGGGCCCGTTGGTCACCGCCCAGCATCTTGCCCGCGTCCGCGGGTATGTGGATGCCGGCGTGCGCGAGGGGGCGAAGCTGGTGGTCGACGGCCGCGGGCTGAAGCTCCAGGGATACGAGAACGGCTTCTACATGGGCGGCTGCCTGTTCGACGAGGTGACACCCGAAATGTCGATCTACCGCGAGGAGATCTTCGGGCCGGTCCTGTCGGTGGTGCGTGTCGCCAACTTCGACGACGCCGTGAAGCTGGTGAATGACCACGAATACGGGAACGGCACCGCGGTCTTCACCCGCGACGGTGACGCGGCCCGCACATTCGTGAACCAGATCCAGGTGGGCATGGTGGGGGTGAATGTGCCGATCCCGGTGCCGATGGCCTTCCACAGCTTCGGCGGCTGGAAAAGGTCGCTGTTCGGCGACCACGCCATCCATGGAACGGAAGGCGTGCACTTCTACACGCGCCTGAAGACGGTGACTTCGCGTTGGCCCACCGGAATCCGCGCCGGGGCCGAATTCACCATGCCGGTGATGCGCTGA
- a CDS encoding arginyltransferase, with protein MSVIPPAPLQRPLQQFFRSLPTPCPYLPGRTESKLFTRITERSGSEVNSILSRAGFRRSHDVVYRPICGSCAACVPVRIPVAAFTPQRTQRRIKRANEDLAINQTRAIATAEQYRLFSRYQASRHGESDMARMTSMDYGAMVEEGRADTCLIEARDGNGRLVAAMLTDRLDDGFSAVYSFFEPELERRSLGTFLILSLIDRARAEGLPYVYLGYWISGSRKMAYKARFRPLEALGPHGWAPLADTGQGASAQAAD; from the coding sequence ATGTCGGTCATACCCCCCGCCCCATTGCAGCGGCCGCTGCAGCAGTTCTTTCGCTCCCTGCCGACACCCTGCCCCTACCTGCCGGGGCGGACCGAAAGCAAGCTGTTCACACGCATCACCGAAAGATCCGGGTCGGAGGTCAACTCCATCCTGTCGCGTGCCGGATTTCGGCGCAGCCATGACGTGGTCTACCGGCCGATCTGCGGATCATGCGCCGCGTGCGTCCCCGTCCGCATCCCGGTCGCGGCCTTCACACCGCAGCGGACCCAGCGGCGGATCAAGCGGGCCAACGAGGATCTGGCGATCAATCAGACCCGTGCCATTGCGACGGCGGAACAGTACCGGCTCTTCAGCCGCTACCAGGCATCCCGCCATGGCGAGAGCGACATGGCCCGGATGACGTCGATGGACTACGGCGCGATGGTCGAGGAGGGGCGGGCCGATACCTGCCTGATCGAGGCGCGGGACGGCAACGGCCGGCTTGTGGCCGCCATGCTGACCGACCGCCTCGACGACGGGTTCTCGGCCGTCTACAGCTTCTTCGAACCCGAATTGGAGCGCCGGAGCCTGGGCACCTTCCTGATCCTGTCCCTGATCGACCGGGCGCGGGCGGAAGGATTGCCCTACGTCTACCTGGGCTACTGGATCTCGGGCAGCCGCAAGATGGCGTACAAGGCCCGGTTCCGCCCCTTGGAGGCGCTCGGCCCCCACGGCTGGGCCCCTCTGGCGGACACCGGGCAGGGTGCCTCCGCCCAGGCGGCCGACTGA
- a CDS encoding DEAD/DEAH box helicase → MTFSDLGLSPDLLRAVEDAGYTTPTPIQEQAIPNVLMGRDVLGCAQTGTGKTASFTLPMIEILAQGRARARMPRSLILEPTRELAAQVAENFELYGKYNKLSMALLIGGESFTDQVKKLDRGVDVLIATPGRMIDLFERGNILLSDIKILVIDEADRMLDMGFIPDIERIVSLIPKLRQTLMFSATMPPEIRRLADQFLMNPREITVSPPASPAMTVTQALAVVHEEDKRKALRHILKTEDVKNAFIFCNRKKDVSILFRSLERHGFNCGALHGDLPQHVRTETLEAFRRGDISLLVCSDVAARGIDIIGVSHVFNFDVPFNAEDYIHRIGRTGRAGRSGRAFTLATPDDGKLVAAVEKLLGREIPRIDIDGLETPEMSDEGDGRRRRVSKDKERGRKKDAPAAKKDAPAAQGRRRPRRSEDAVAEVQAAAPLAEVQAPVPDEPRAERPRPEHRERDRREGERRDRNAGGRRRDNDRRHHDDDRAEPVVGFGDHLPAFMLRRVRPTASEEA, encoded by the coding sequence ATGACATTTTCCGATCTTGGTCTTAGCCCCGACCTGCTCCGTGCGGTCGAGGATGCCGGTTACACGACGCCCACGCCCATCCAGGAACAGGCGATCCCGAACGTCCTCATGGGCAGGGACGTGCTCGGGTGCGCACAGACGGGCACCGGCAAGACGGCGTCCTTCACCCTCCCCATGATCGAAATCCTGGCCCAGGGCCGGGCCAGGGCGCGGATGCCGCGCTCGCTGATTCTCGAGCCGACGCGCGAACTGGCCGCCCAGGTCGCCGAGAACTTCGAGTTGTACGGCAAGTACAACAAGCTCTCGATGGCGCTCCTGATCGGTGGCGAGAGCTTCACCGACCAGGTGAAGAAGCTGGACCGCGGAGTCGATGTCCTGATCGCCACGCCCGGCCGGATGATCGATCTGTTCGAGCGCGGCAACATTCTGCTGAGCGACATCAAGATCCTGGTGATCGACGAGGCGGACCGCATGCTCGACATGGGGTTCATCCCCGACATCGAGCGGATCGTCTCGCTGATCCCGAAATTGCGCCAGACGCTGATGTTCTCGGCGACGATGCCGCCGGAGATCCGCCGCCTCGCCGACCAGTTCCTGATGAACCCGCGCGAGATCACGGTGAGCCCGCCGGCATCCCCGGCCATGACCGTGACCCAGGCGTTGGCCGTCGTCCACGAGGAGGACAAGCGCAAGGCGCTGCGCCACATCCTGAAGACCGAAGACGTCAAGAACGCCTTCATCTTCTGCAACCGGAAGAAGGATGTGTCGATCCTGTTCCGTTCGCTCGAACGGCACGGGTTCAATTGCGGCGCGCTCCACGGCGACCTGCCACAGCACGTGCGCACCGAGACGTTGGAAGCCTTCCGCCGCGGCGACATTTCGTTGCTGGTGTGCAGCGACGTGGCCGCCCGCGGCATCGACATCATTGGCGTCAGCCACGTCTTCAACTTCGACGTTCCCTTCAACGCCGAGGATTACATCCACCGGATCGGCCGCACCGGCCGCGCCGGACGATCGGGCCGCGCCTTCACCCTGGCCACACCGGACGACGGTAAGCTGGTGGCGGCGGTCGAGAAGCTGCTCGGGCGCGAGATTCCGCGCATTGATATCGACGGGCTGGAGACCCCCGAAATGTCGGACGAGGGGGATGGCCGCCGCCGTCGGGTGTCGAAGGACAAGGAACGCGGCCGCAAGAAGGACGCCCCGGCGGCGAAGAAGGACGCACCGGCGGCGCAGGGCCGTCGGCGCCCCCGCCGGTCCGAGGATGCGGTGGCCGAGGTCCAGGCTGCTGCGCCGCTGGCCGAGGTCCAGGCACCGGTTCCGGACGAACCCCGCGCCGAGCGGCCCCGGCCCGAGCACCGGGAACGGGATCGCCGCGAAGGGGAACGGCGGGACCGCAATGCCGGTGGCCGCCGCCGGGACAATGACCGGCGCCACCACGACGACGACCGGGCGGAACCGGTGGTCGGATTCGGGGACCATCTGCCCGCCTTCATGCTCCGTCGCGTCCGTCCCACGGCTTCCGAGGAAGCCTGA